CTTGCAAACCGGTGTCGGGACATCAAGAGAGAAGAGCGGCTGTCGAAGATTGTAACTGCGTGAGCAGTGTCGGGTAGAGGCTGTGGATCAACGATTGTATTGCTATCtgttgtcgtgttgtgatgTATGTGTACAAGAGCTCTCGGCTCAGAGGTAAGTGCACTTGCCCACCAGGCAGTGCCTGCTACAATAGgatatcatgtgactctaGTCACGTGGTTACAAAGATCGTACCACCAGTCACGACTTCTCTCCGGGTGCAACGTAGCGACCATTTACCGCAGACATCAGACCTTTGTACGTCATTCCAGGTTACTTTCAGCGCCCCCGAAAATAGACGTATTCTCCACATCCAGGTAGCGCAGCCTCGGTTACAATGTAAGGTCTACCGCACGGTCCGGACGGGTGGCGCATGTAGCTAGTTACGACAGAAGCTTTCCAAGCTTCCCAGCATGCGCGCATATACCAAACTTCCAAAGGCTTCACAACGTACAAACATGTGTAACACGAGGAGAAAAGCGCCTCTTCCGTCATTCTACCAAATTGACATCATTAGCAGAAGCTTGCGCCCGCCAGCCGTACTTCCCGACACTTTATCGCGCGCCAGGCTCGTGTCCGAAAATACCATCCGCACTAAGGATGGTCACTTTCAGTGCACTACGACCGACTCATGGCACCGTCGCAATTCAACCCGCCGATCACAGGGCAAGTGAGGCAAAGCGCCCGTCCAAAGCGGAGACTCGAGCACGCGACGCACGGTTCACGTCCGAAACGGCGTCATTACAGCTAGGTACAGCTACGTGTAAGGTGGTGCCAGCATCCACCAAACCCCTTCTTGCAGACTTTGCTCTGAGCGGAGACTCAGCGCAGAGCTATTTTTGTACTTGAAAGCGGCAGACGTCGGGATCTTGGGTTTGGACTAGGAACCATAAAAGACGTGTTCGGGCGCTGGTGCTGAGTCCATCTTCGAAAGTAGAATCAGGTAAACATCATGGTCGCATCAACAACATGGAAGACGGTCATCCCGATTGCGTTTCTAGCAAGCAGCGTTATAGCGGACCCATGTGCAGGCGGTGAATGGGATGTCATCATTGTTGGTAAGCTTCAGTCGTATCCATCCTTTTGTCATACTAACGGCACCACAGGCTCCGGACCAGCCGGCATCGTCACGGCAGACCGCATGAGCGAAGCTGGAAAGAAGACACTCCTACTAGAACAGGGTGGATCATCCTACTACGTTACTGGCGGTCTCGAACGACCAGAATGGTTGAATGACACAGAGCTTAGCCGAGTCGATGTACCCGGCTTGTACGGCTCAATCTTCTCAAATGGCGGCACCTTGAGATGCCCATACGCCGTTGTCAATGCCTTCCAGGGCTGCACAGTTGGAGGTAGCTCTGCCATCAACGCAGGACTCTTCTTTCAGCCGCCGGCAAGTGACTGGGATCGTTATTTCCCCGAGGGCTGGAAGAATAAAGACATGCAAAGTGCCATTGAGAAAGTCCGAACGACACAACCCAGCACCGATAGCCCGTCGCAGGATGGAAAGAGATATTTGCAGAGCGGCTACGAAGCTGCGCACGAATGGATTGTCGACTGCGCAGGATTTGCAGACGTTGGCCTGAATGACGGAGCTGCGAACCACACCAAGACCAAGGTTTTCGGCCATCCTATCTGGTACTATGAAAACGGCCAACGAAGCGGGCCTGTCAAGACATATCTTCAATCAGCACTCAAGCGATCCAACTTCAAACTTCAAACCGGCACCAAGGTCCTTCGTGTCCGTCGCGAGGGCGATGTAGCAACCGGCGTCGACGTCCAAACCACAGGATCAAGCGACAGCCAAAGTATTTGCATCAAAGAAGGAGGAATGATCATCTCCTCTGCCGGTACTCTTCTCAGCCCACAACTACTCATGTGGTCCGGCATCGGTTCCCCAGAAACACTCACGAACCTCTCCATCGCCGGAAACTTGACAGTCGCGCCTCAAGACTGGATCAACAACACAGCCGTTGGCGACAAAGTCTTCGACAACCCCAACAGCTTCATCGAACTCTACTCCAAAGCCATTTCGTCCTTTGACTACAGCTACTCCGACCCACCCACCGACGCAAAGGAACTCTACCTAAACAACCGCTCCGGCCCCTACACCTTCGCCTCACAAACCAGTGCCTTCTGGGACTACATCCAGCAAGGCAACGAAACCGTCGGCTGCCAAGGCACTATCGACTCTGACGGCGCATTCGGCCTCATGTCCAACGGCACCGTCACACTAAACGTCTACGGCACATCCGGCCTCCGCTCCTTCGGCCGCGTATCCCTCGACGCCCGCGGCATCGCCATTCCAACAAAAGACTTCTTCTACTCTAATCCCCGCGACGCCTCCGCCATTGCAACATTCATCCACAACATCTTCGCCTCGCTCCCAGACTCCCTTACGCCCCTCAACGTAGCCAAGAACGCAACCGTCGAGGAACTCGTCACCTGGCTTACGACGAAGAGCGAATACACGTTGGGCCATGTGCAGCATTGGA
The sequence above is a segment of the Pyrenophora tritici-repentis strain M4 chromosome 3, whole genome shotgun sequence genome. Coding sequences within it:
- a CDS encoding BetA, Choline dehydrogenase and related flavoprotein yields the protein MVASTTWKTVIPIAFLASSVIADPCAGGEWDVIIVGSGPAGIVTADRMSEAGKKTLLLEQGGSSYYVTGGLERPEWLNDTELSRVDVPGLYGSIFSNGGTLRCPYAVVNAFQGCTVGGSSAINAGLFFQPPASDWDRYFPEGWKNKDMQSAIEKVRTTQPSTDSPSQDGKRYLQSGYEAAHEWIVDCAGFADVGLNDGAANHTKTKVFGHPIWYYENGQRSGPVKTYLQSALKRSNFKLQTGTKVLRVRREGDVATGVDVQTTGSSDSQSICIKEGGMIISSAGTLLSPQLLMWSGIGSPETLTNLSIAGNLTVAPQDWINNTAVGDKVFDNPNSFIELYSKAISSFDYSYSDPPTDAKELYLNNRSGPYTFASQTSAFWDYIQQGNETVGCQGTIDSDGAFGLMSNGTVTLNVYGTSGLRSFGRVSLDARGIAIPTKDFFYSNPRDASAIATFIHNIFASLPDSLTPLNVAKNATVEELVTWLTTKSEYTLGHVQHWSSSCRMETCVDADTRVIGMKNLYVVDASIVPPLTTNPVMGIMIAAERAVERILGA